From Streptomyces sp. TLI_053, a single genomic window includes:
- a CDS encoding LLM class flavin-dependent oxidoreductase, with product MQFGIFTVGDVTPDPTTGRTPTEHERIKATVAIARKAEEVGLDVFATGEHHNPPFVPSSPTTLLGYIAAQTERIILSTSTTLITTNDPVKIAEDYAVLQHLSDGRVDLMMGRGNTGPVYPWFGKDIRQGIPLAIENYALLHQLWREDVVDWSGRFRTPLQSFTATPRPLDGVPPFVWHGSIRSPEIAEQAAYYGDGFFANNIFWPKEHFQKLVNLYRERYAHYGHGTPEQAIVGLGGQVFMRKNSQDAVREFRPYFDNAPVYGHGPSLEEFTAETPLTVGSPQEVIEKTLAFRDTFGDYQRQLFLMDHAGLPLKTVLEQLDLLGEEVVPVLREEFAKGRPAGVPDAPTHATRLAAERARHRQGSDTAEQTEQAEQTVEVAK from the coding sequence ATGCAGTTCGGAATCTTCACCGTCGGCGATGTCACCCCCGATCCGACCACCGGCCGCACCCCGACCGAGCACGAGCGGATCAAGGCGACCGTGGCCATCGCGCGCAAGGCGGAGGAGGTCGGCCTGGACGTCTTCGCGACCGGTGAGCACCACAACCCGCCGTTCGTGCCGTCCTCCCCGACCACGCTGCTCGGCTACATCGCCGCGCAGACCGAGCGCATCATCCTCTCCACCTCGACCACGCTGATCACCACCAACGACCCGGTGAAGATCGCCGAGGACTACGCGGTGCTCCAGCACCTCTCCGACGGCCGGGTGGACCTCATGATGGGCCGCGGCAACACCGGCCCGGTGTACCCGTGGTTCGGCAAGGACATCCGCCAGGGCATCCCGCTCGCGATAGAGAACTACGCACTGCTGCACCAGCTGTGGCGCGAGGACGTGGTCGACTGGTCGGGCCGCTTCCGCACCCCGCTGCAGTCCTTCACCGCGACCCCGCGTCCGCTGGACGGCGTCCCGCCGTTCGTCTGGCACGGCTCGATCCGCAGCCCGGAGATCGCCGAGCAGGCCGCCTACTACGGCGACGGCTTCTTCGCGAACAACATCTTCTGGCCCAAGGAGCACTTCCAGAAGCTGGTGAACCTCTACCGGGAGCGCTACGCCCACTACGGGCACGGCACGCCCGAGCAGGCGATCGTCGGCCTGGGCGGCCAGGTGTTCATGCGCAAGAACTCGCAGGACGCGGTGCGGGAGTTCCGTCCGTACTTCGACAACGCGCCGGTGTACGGCCACGGCCCGTCGCTCGAGGAGTTCACCGCCGAGACCCCGCTCACCGTCGGCAGCCCGCAGGAGGTGATCGAGAAGACCCTGGCCTTCCGCGACACCTTCGGCGACTACCAGCGCCAGCTGTTCCTGATGGACCACGCCGGCCTGCCGCTGAAGACCGTGCTGGAGCAGCTGGACCTGCTCGGCGAGGAGGTCGTGCCGGTGCTGCGCGAGGAGTTCGCCAAGGGCCGCCCGGCCGGTGTCCCCGACGCGCCGACCCACGCCACCAGGCTGGCGGCCGAGCGCGCCCGTCACCGGCAGGGTTCCGACACCGCCGAGCAGACCGAGCAGGCCGAGCAGACCGTGGAGGTGGCCAAGTGA